Proteins from a genomic interval of Chanodichthys erythropterus isolate Z2021 chromosome 8, ASM2448905v1, whole genome shotgun sequence:
- the LOC137024991 gene encoding zinc finger protein 665-like isoform X2, giving the protein MALKEEREELNEIEEKDQNENHNDFINGEKSFCSEKTLTRKKAIKTGTRSYFTCFRFGKGFNQRGNLKVHMRIHNEKKPFTCQQCGKCFALKGNFNRHMRVHTGEKPYKCQQCGECFAQYGNLNVHMRIHTEKKPFTCQQCGKCFALRGNFNRHMRIHTGEKPYKCQQCGDCFVEHGNLKVHMRIHTGENPYTCTQCGKRFAQHGNLKVHMRIHTGESPFSCQQCGKSFTRKISLDRHMRIHTGEKPYTCPQCGISFTLKGNFNRHVRIHTGEKPYTCHQCGESFTQHENLNVHMRIHTGETPYICPQCGKRFSQRGNLKSHMKTHTGESPFTCQQCGKCFTRKISLDRHMRIHTGEKPYTCLHCGKSFHQQGNLTVHMRIHTGKCPFTCQQCGQCFNHKGSLNRHMRIHTGEKPYTCQQCGESFAQYGNLKIHSRIHTGENPYKCSQCGRSFDQHGKLNAHMRVHTGKRPYICQQCGNSFVHKGSLSWHMRIHSGEKPYTCQQSVEQVSLEKEFTPDKSLSPANSVESFVSSMQST; this is encoded by the coding sequence ATGGCATTGAAAGAGGAGAGGGAAGAACTCAATGAAATTGAAGAGAAAGATCAAAATGAGAATCATAATGATTTCAtaaatggagaaaaatcttTTTGTTCTGAAAAGACTTTAACACGAAAAAAAGCTATAAAGACCGGAACTAGAAGCTATTTCACTTGCTTTCGATTTGGAAAGGGCTTCAATCAACGAGGAAACCTTAAAgtacacatgagaattcacaatgaaaagaagcctttcacctgtcaacagtgtggaaaatgTTTCGCTCTAAAAGGAAACTTTAACAggcacatgagagttcacactggagagaagccttacaaaTGCCAACAGTGTGGAGAGTGTTTTGCTCAATATGGAAACCTTAAtgttcacatgagaattcacactgaaaaaaagcctttcacctgtcaacagtgtggaaaatgTTTTGCTCTAAGAGGAAACTTTAACaggcacatgagaattcacactggagaaaagccttacaaaTGCCAACAGTGTGGAGATTGTTTTGTTGAACATGGAAACCTTAAagttcacatgagaattcacactggagagaaccCTTacacatgcactcagtgtggaaagagattTGCTCAACATGgaaaccttaaagtccacatgcgaattcacactggagagagcccTTTCAgttgccaacagtgtggaaaaagttttacTCGTAAAATAAGTCTGGACaggcacatgagaattcacactggagaaaagccttacacttGTCCTCAGTGTGGAATAAGTTTCACTCTAAAAGGAAACTTTAACAGGCATGttagaattcacactggagagaagccttacacctgccatcAGTGTGGAGAGAGCTTTACTCAACATGAAAACCTTAAtgttcacatgagaattcacactggagagaccCCTTACATATgtcctcagtgtggaaagagattTTCTCAACGTGGAAACCTTAAATCCCACATGAaaactcacactggagagagccctttcacctgccaacagtgtggaaaatgTTTCACTCGAAAAATAAGTCTTGACaggcacatgagaattcacactggagaaaagccttacacctgccttCATTGTGGAAAAAGTTTCCATCAACAAGGAAACCTtacagtccacatgagaattcacactggaaaGTGTccattcacctgccaacagtgtggacaaTGTTTCAATCATAAAGGAAGCCTTAACaggcacatgagaattcacactggagagaagccttatacatgccaacagtgtggaGAAAGTTTTGCTCAATATGGAAACCTTAAAATCCACTCAAGAATTCACACAGGTGAGAACCCTTACAAATGTTCTCAGTGTGGAAGGAGTTTCGATCAACATGGAAAGCTTAATgcccacatgagagttcacactggaaaGAGGCCTTATatatgccaacagtgtggaaataGTTTCGTTCATAAGGGAAGCCTTAGCtggcacatgagaattcacagtGGAGAAAAGCCTTATACATGCCAACAAAGTGTGGAACAAGTGTCACTCGAAAAGGAATTCACACCAGAtaaaagcctttcacctgccaacagtgttgAGAGTTTTGTTTCTTCCATgcagtccacatga
- the LOC137024991 gene encoding zinc finger protein 665-like isoform X1, which translates to MAFIKEESEDINVVIIKEESEEMKIEETFRVKQEDTETQTDLMALKEEREELNEIEEKDQNENHNDFINGEKSFCSEKTLTRKKAIKTGTRSYFTCFRFGKGFNQRGNLKVHMRIHNEKKPFTCQQCGKCFALKGNFNRHMRVHTGEKPYKCQQCGECFAQYGNLNVHMRIHTEKKPFTCQQCGKCFALRGNFNRHMRIHTGEKPYKCQQCGDCFVEHGNLKVHMRIHTGENPYTCTQCGKRFAQHGNLKVHMRIHTGESPFSCQQCGKSFTRKISLDRHMRIHTGEKPYTCPQCGISFTLKGNFNRHVRIHTGEKPYTCHQCGESFTQHENLNVHMRIHTGETPYICPQCGKRFSQRGNLKSHMKTHTGESPFTCQQCGKCFTRKISLDRHMRIHTGEKPYTCLHCGKSFHQQGNLTVHMRIHTGKCPFTCQQCGQCFNHKGSLNRHMRIHTGEKPYTCQQCGESFAQYGNLKIHSRIHTGENPYKCSQCGRSFDQHGKLNAHMRVHTGKRPYICQQCGNSFVHKGSLSWHMRIHSGEKPYTCQQSVEQVSLEKEFTPDKSLSPANSVESFVSSMQST; encoded by the exons ATGgcatttattaaagaggagagtgaagacatAAATGTGGTgattattaaagaggagagtgaagaaatgaagattgaagaaacattcagagtgAAACAAGAAGATACTGAGacacaaacag ACTTGATGGCATTGAAAGAGGAGAGGGAAGAACTCAATGAAATTGAAGAGAAAGATCAAAATGAGAATCATAATGATTTCAtaaatggagaaaaatcttTTTGTTCTGAAAAGACTTTAACACGAAAAAAAGCTATAAAGACCGGAACTAGAAGCTATTTCACTTGCTTTCGATTTGGAAAGGGCTTCAATCAACGAGGAAACCTTAAAgtacacatgagaattcacaatgaaaagaagcctttcacctgtcaacagtgtggaaaatgTTTCGCTCTAAAAGGAAACTTTAACAggcacatgagagttcacactggagagaagccttacaaaTGCCAACAGTGTGGAGAGTGTTTTGCTCAATATGGAAACCTTAAtgttcacatgagaattcacactgaaaaaaagcctttcacctgtcaacagtgtggaaaatgTTTTGCTCTAAGAGGAAACTTTAACaggcacatgagaattcacactggagaaaagccttacaaaTGCCAACAGTGTGGAGATTGTTTTGTTGAACATGGAAACCTTAAagttcacatgagaattcacactggagagaaccCTTacacatgcactcagtgtggaaagagattTGCTCAACATGgaaaccttaaagtccacatgcgaattcacactggagagagcccTTTCAgttgccaacagtgtggaaaaagttttacTCGTAAAATAAGTCTGGACaggcacatgagaattcacactggagaaaagccttacacttGTCCTCAGTGTGGAATAAGTTTCACTCTAAAAGGAAACTTTAACAGGCATGttagaattcacactggagagaagccttacacctgccatcAGTGTGGAGAGAGCTTTACTCAACATGAAAACCTTAAtgttcacatgagaattcacactggagagaccCCTTACATATgtcctcagtgtggaaagagattTTCTCAACGTGGAAACCTTAAATCCCACATGAaaactcacactggagagagccctttcacctgccaacagtgtggaaaatgTTTCACTCGAAAAATAAGTCTTGACaggcacatgagaattcacactggagaaaagccttacacctgccttCATTGTGGAAAAAGTTTCCATCAACAAGGAAACCTtacagtccacatgagaattcacactggaaaGTGTccattcacctgccaacagtgtggacaaTGTTTCAATCATAAAGGAAGCCTTAACaggcacatgagaattcacactggagagaagccttatacatgccaacagtgtggaGAAAGTTTTGCTCAATATGGAAACCTTAAAATCCACTCAAGAATTCACACAGGTGAGAACCCTTACAAATGTTCTCAGTGTGGAAGGAGTTTCGATCAACATGGAAAGCTTAATgcccacatgagagttcacactggaaaGAGGCCTTATatatgccaacagtgtggaaataGTTTCGTTCATAAGGGAAGCCTTAGCtggcacatgagaattcacagtGGAGAAAAGCCTTATACATGCCAACAAAGTGTGGAACAAGTGTCACTCGAAAAGGAATTCACACCAGAtaaaagcctttcacctgccaacagtgttgAGAGTTTTGTTTCTTCCATgcagtccacatga